The Scyliorhinus canicula chromosome 11, sScyCan1.1, whole genome shotgun sequence genome contains a region encoding:
- the ndufaf3 gene encoding NADH dehydrogenase [ubiquinone] 1 alpha subcomplex assembly factor 3: protein MAAALCRRFESGVRLCTTRVAGLGKSGEARGQDRGRARQPCRGYKMTPSDDEMYQRTRVNALERESRDMFIDGYGKHGFTINGNRVFGPCAVLPQALLQWNVGSYKDVNEDSLSLFYILEPKIEILVLGLGERSQRLDPKLLIFLKNKGIAVEVQDTPNACATFNFLTSERRCTAAALIPPEYIPGELE, encoded by the exons ATGGCGGCCGCGCTCTGTCGCCGGTTCGAGTCCGGCGTCCGGCTGTGTACGACCCGGGTAGCGGGGCTGGGAAAGAGCGGAGAGGCCCGGGGCCAGGACAGAGGGAGAGCGAG GCAGCCGTGTCGAGGTTACAAGATGACTCCCTCAGATGATGAGATGTACCAGCGCACTAGAGTGAATGCTTTGGAGCGAGAATCCCGCGACATGTTCATCGATGGTTACGGCAAGCATGGCTTCACTATTAATGGGAACCGTGTTTTTGGCCCCTGTGCCGTGCTCCCACAGGCCTTACTTCAGTGGAAT GTTGGAAGTTACAAAGATGTCAATGAAGACAGTCTGTCTCTCTTTTACATCCTGGAACCGAAAATAG AGATTCTGGTTTTGGGTTTGGGTGAGCGATCCCAGAGACTGGACCCCAAACTACTGATCTTCCTGAAGAACAAGGGGATTGCTGTGGAGGTACAGGACACG CCAAATGCTTGTGCGACCTTCAACTTCCTGACGAGTGAGAGAAGATGCACAGCAGCCGCACTGATTCCCCCGGAGTACATCCCTGGCGAGCTGGAATGA